A genomic segment from Clostridium pasteurianum BC1 encodes:
- the lonB gene encoding ATP-dependent protease LonB — protein sequence MTNILLVMEIFFTVIVGLYFLNALKNQQSTKIVIDKESTKEMDNLKKLREISLTMPLTEKSRPVTFQEIIGQEKGLKALRAALCGPNPQNVIIYGPPGVGKTAAARLVLRDAKSKTYSPFNLDAKFVEIDATTVRFDDRGIADPLIGSVHDPIYQGAGSLGIAGVPQPKPGAVTKAHGGILFIDEIGELHPIEMNKLLKVLEDRKVFFESAYYNANDTNVPNYIKEIFEKGLPADFRLIGATTRNPEEICPALRSRCVEIFFRALLPEEVEKIARNAVIKVGTSIDEKALSLIGKYASNGRDAVNLVQLAGGIAINENRNEIALQDIEWVIENGQYSPRPEKKINNKPQIGYVNGLAVYGANIGAVMEIEASAKRVKLRKGILKVTGIVEEEEIKNSTGKILRKSNAKCSVENVITMLEKNFDINCDEYDIHINFPGGIPVDGPSAGISIATAVYSAIKEIQIDNNVAMTGEISLYGKVKPVGGVNAKINAALKAGASKIIIPKENWQESFRNICEVEIFSIDNIKEVFDIAFSQNSEAAKVIVEPNISILAAQNLKF from the coding sequence ATGACAAATATTTTATTAGTTATGGAAATCTTTTTTACTGTCATTGTTGGATTATATTTTTTAAATGCATTAAAAAATCAACAATCAACTAAAATCGTAATTGATAAAGAGAGTACAAAGGAGATGGATAATCTTAAAAAGCTTAGAGAAATAAGTCTTACCATGCCCTTAACAGAAAAAAGCAGACCGGTAACCTTTCAGGAGATAATTGGTCAAGAAAAAGGCTTAAAAGCGTTAAGAGCAGCGCTTTGCGGACCAAATCCCCAAAATGTAATAATTTATGGACCGCCAGGTGTTGGTAAAACTGCCGCAGCCAGACTGGTTCTAAGAGATGCTAAAAGTAAGACCTACTCACCCTTTAATTTGGATGCAAAATTTGTTGAAATAGATGCTACTACTGTAAGATTTGATGATAGGGGAATAGCAGATCCATTGATAGGTTCTGTTCATGATCCAATATATCAAGGAGCGGGCTCTTTAGGAATAGCAGGGGTGCCGCAACCTAAACCTGGTGCAGTAACAAAAGCACATGGAGGAATTTTGTTTATTGATGAAATAGGGGAATTGCATCCTATTGAAATGAATAAGTTGCTAAAAGTGTTAGAGGATAGAAAAGTGTTTTTTGAGAGTGCTTATTATAATGCTAATGACACTAATGTACCTAACTATATAAAGGAAATTTTTGAGAAGGGTCTTCCAGCTGATTTTAGACTTATAGGCGCTACCACTAGAAATCCTGAGGAAATTTGTCCGGCACTACGTTCCAGGTGTGTAGAAATATTTTTTAGAGCCTTACTTCCAGAAGAAGTAGAAAAAATTGCAAGGAATGCAGTGATTAAAGTGGGAACAAGTATAGATGAAAAAGCATTAAGTTTAATTGGAAAATACGCCAGCAATGGAAGAGATGCTGTAAATTTAGTTCAACTGGCTGGAGGTATAGCTATAAATGAGAATAGAAATGAAATAGCATTACAGGATATTGAGTGGGTTATTGAGAATGGTCAATATTCACCACGACCTGAGAAAAAAATAAACAACAAGCCACAGATAGGATATGTTAATGGTCTTGCAGTATACGGTGCTAACATAGGTGCTGTTATGGAAATAGAAGCAAGTGCTAAAAGAGTAAAGTTGAGGAAGGGAATTCTAAAAGTTACAGGTATAGTAGAGGAAGAGGAAATAAAAAATTCTACAGGTAAAATTTTGAGAAAAAGCAATGCTAAATGTTCTGTTGAAAATGTTATTACTATGCTTGAAAAAAATTTTGATATTAATTGTGATGAATATGATATACATATAAATTTTCCTGGAGGAATACCTGTGGATGGGCCTTCTGCGGGGATAAGCATTGCAACAGCAGTCTATAGTGCCATAAAAGAAATACAAATAGATAATAATGTGGCTATGACAGGAGAAATATCTTTATATGGTAAGGTAAAGCCTGTAGGTGGTGTAAATGCTAAGATAAATGCGGCTCTAAAAGCAGGAGCCAGTAAGATCATTATTCCAAAGGAAAATTGGCAAGAAAGTTTTAGAAATATTTGTGAGGTAGAAATATTTTCTATTGACAATATAAAGGAGGTATTTGATATAGCCTTTTCTCAGAATAGTGAGGCTGCAAAAGTTATAGTAGAGCCTAACATTAGTATACTTGCAGCTCAGAATTTAAAGTTCTAA